One genomic window of Biomphalaria glabrata chromosome 9, xgBioGlab47.1, whole genome shotgun sequence includes the following:
- the LOC129928420 gene encoding uncharacterized protein LOC129928420, producing MYDKQSKGKIKNEKIQRWRLELSCFHYDVLYRPGKHNVAADTFSRNGCVSAMSRNELKLLHDSLCHPGVTRLWHLVRAKNLPFSCEDVRLVVNQCRICAEVKPRYFSNSNGTLIKAMQPFQRLSMDFKGPLPSTSRNTYLLTIVDEFSRFPFAYACSDMSASTVIRCLDNLFGLFGMPDYVHSDRGTSFMSREVQEFLHERGVATSRTTPYNPRGNSQVERLNGSLWKAITLALKTQGLPVSKWEQALNQALHSLRSLLCTATNETPHERIFKFYRRSTFGKSLPTWLAQPGKVLLKKGVRASKYDDGTIAVDLITCNPQYAIVRLPDGREETVSLRHLAPVPREGESEVYQHMEHEDFEPETNPITQMQVPTDHVTIEPMAASNTYVQQGENGHQEEVNAGAESPVREPPMSPTPSDGSIGPGRYNLRPRTSRPNYKV from the coding sequence ATGTATGACAAACAgagcaaagggaaaataaagaatgagaAAATTCAAAGGTGGAGACTGGAACTGAGCTGTTTCCACTACGATGTCTTGTATAGACCAGGCAAACACAATGTAGCGGCTGATACGTTTTCTAGAAACGGGTGTGTGTCAGCTATGAGTCGAAATGAATTGAAACTGCTCCATGACTCTCTGTGTCATCCGGGAGTAACAAGACTATGGCATTTAGTGCGAGCGAAAAACTTACCTTTCTCTTGTGAAGATGTTAGGCTTGTTGTCAACCAGTGCAGAATCTGTGCCGAAGTAAAACCCAGATATTTCAGTAATTCTAATGGAACTCTAATTAAGGCGATGCAACCTTTCCAGAGACTAAGTATGGACTTCAAAGGACCGCTCCCTTCTACATCTCGGAACACATACCTGCTAACCATAGTTGACGAATTTTCAAGATTCCCGTTTGCATACGCCTGTTCTGATATGTCGGCTTCAACAGTAATCAGATGTCTAGATAATTTATTTGGACTATTCGGAATGCCTGACTATGTACACTCTGATAGAGGTACCTCATTCATGTCAAGAGAGGTGCAGGAATTTTTACACGAGAGAGGGGTGGCCACAAGCAGGACGACCCCTTATAATCCCAGAGGGAACTCTCAAGTAGAAAGGCTAAACGGGTCATTATGGAAAGCTATAACTCTGGCCTTAAAAACTCAAGGACTCCCGGTTTCCAAATGGGAGCAGGCGTTAAACCAAGCCCTGCACTCTCTTCGTTCTCTGCTCTGTACCGCTACAAACGAGACACCTCACGAGAGAATATTCAAGTTCTATCGCAGGTCCACCTTCGGCAAATCACTCCCGACATGGTTAGCTCAACCAGGAAAAGTGTTGTTAAAAAAGGGAGTCCGTGCATCAAAATATGACGATGGTACAATAGCTGTGGACTTAATTACATGCAACCCACAGTATGCCATTGTAAGACTTCCTgatggaagagaagaaacagtgtCATTACGACATTTGGCCCCCGTTCCAAGAGAGGGAGAATCAGAGGTGTATCAACATATGGAACATGAAGACTTTGAGCCGGAGACAAACCCTATAACACAGATGCAGGTGCCTACTGACCATGTGACTATAGAACCAATGGCTGCTTCTAACACATATGTACAACAAGGGGAAAATGGAcatcaagaagaagtaaatgCAGGGGCTGAGTCTCCTGTTAGAGAGCCGCCGATGTCACCAACTCCAAGCGACGGCAGTattggtcctggtagatataacctaagaccaagaacaagcagacctaattataaggtctaa